The following coding sequences are from one Fibrobacter sp. UBA4297 window:
- a CDS encoding nitroreductase family protein yields the protein MSFIDLARNRFSCRAFSEQEVEPEKLMQVLEAGRIAPTAVNGQPVIVKVLQSPEALKKIRGITRMAYNAPVVLMVCYDDNKVYTPTTYMDSFKSGIMDSSIVATSMMMQATDLGLATLWARGFNAAHIEHEFGFEPNIKLACLLDIGYADPQNGIPSPRHDVRKPMNEFAEKL from the coding sequence ATGTCATTTATTGATTTGGCTAGAAATCGTTTCAGTTGCCGAGCTTTCAGCGAACAGGAAGTTGAACCCGAAAAACTCATGCAGGTGCTCGAAGCGGGCCGTATCGCTCCGACGGCGGTGAATGGCCAGCCGGTGATTGTCAAGGTTCTCCAGTCTCCCGAAGCGCTCAAGAAGATTCGTGGCATCACGCGTATGGCGTATAACGCTCCTGTGGTGCTTATGGTCTGCTACGACGACAATAAAGTCTACACCCCGACGACGTATATGGACAGCTTCAAGAGTGGAATTATGGATTCTAGCATCGTGGCGACTTCCATGATGATGCAGGCCACGGACCTTGGGCTTGCAACGCTTTGGGCTCGTGGTTTCAATGCTGCTCACATTGAACATGAATTCGGTTTTGAGCCGAACATCAAGCTTGCCTGCCTTTTGGACATTGGCTATGCCGACCCGCAGAACGGAATCCCGTCACCTCGTCATGATGTGCGTAAGCCGATGAATGAATTTGCCGAAAAGCTTTAA
- a CDS encoding glutamate-cysteine ligase family protein, whose translation MSNYKLWERFGVEMEFMIVDRDTLNVLPRADVPLGKDKDGNQLSDIEYDDIGLSNELVSHVLEFKCAHPKSTFDGLGKRFFHEIRRANKKLEKINAMLLPSACHPFMDPAEMQLWPYDCLDIYQTYDRIFNCKGHGWANLQSTHLNLSFDGDEEFGELHAAIRLLLPLIPAIAASSPYLDSKYTGYRDARINVYRHNQDKVPEITGQVIPEQAYSYDEYNKQIFDKVKKAIAPYDTEHLLNHFFLNSRGAIARFDRGAIEIRLVDIQECPNADIAIVELEIATLKAIVNGKFAASRENASAANSVPHTLKEYREFLRNFDTARLAELLVKTTKDAENAVIDWPEFLAVFGMGEACTAGDIWKHIYSVVKNDLTEVSQGFMEKMLERGTLSSALYKALGDAPAHEAFVTEYKKLADCLAHNRLYGINE comes from the coding sequence TCGCGACACACTCAATGTGCTGCCTCGCGCCGATGTCCCGCTCGGAAAAGACAAAGACGGCAATCAGCTTTCGGACATTGAATACGACGATATCGGACTTTCAAACGAACTCGTAAGCCATGTGCTGGAATTCAAGTGTGCACACCCCAAGTCTACATTCGACGGGCTTGGCAAGCGATTCTTCCACGAGATTCGCCGTGCAAACAAGAAGCTCGAAAAGATCAACGCGATGCTTTTGCCGAGCGCCTGCCATCCGTTCATGGACCCGGCAGAAATGCAACTTTGGCCGTACGATTGCCTCGACATTTACCAAACTTACGACCGCATTTTCAACTGCAAAGGCCACGGCTGGGCAAACCTACAAAGTACGCACCTGAACCTTTCTTTTGACGGTGACGAAGAATTTGGCGAGCTTCACGCAGCAATTCGCCTGCTTTTGCCGCTGATTCCAGCCATTGCCGCCAGCAGCCCGTATCTCGACAGCAAATACACCGGCTACCGCGACGCCCGAATCAACGTCTATCGCCACAATCAGGACAAAGTTCCTGAAATCACGGGCCAAGTCATCCCGGAACAGGCGTACAGCTACGACGAATATAATAAACAGATTTTCGACAAGGTAAAGAAGGCTATCGCCCCGTACGATACCGAACACTTGCTCAATCATTTCTTCTTGAACAGCCGTGGAGCTATCGCCCGTTTTGACCGCGGGGCTATCGAAATCCGCCTCGTTGACATTCAGGAATGCCCGAACGCCGACATCGCCATCGTTGAACTCGAAATTGCGACCCTCAAAGCCATTGTGAACGGCAAGTTCGCGGCATCTCGCGAAAACGCATCCGCCGCAAATTCCGTGCCGCACACGCTCAAGGAATACCGCGAATTTTTGCGTAACTTCGACACAGCCCGCCTCGCCGAACTCCTCGTGAAGACCACGAAGGACGCCGAGAACGCAGTCATCGACTGGCCAGAATTTCTCGCTGTATTTGGCATGGGTGAGGCTTGTACCGCCGGCGACATCTGGAAGCACATCTACAGCGTCGTGAAAAACGACCTCACAGAAGTCTCGCAAGGCTTCATGGAAAAAATGCTCGAACGCGGAACGCTCTCCAGTGCCCTCTACAAAGCGCTCGGCGACGCCCCCGCCCACGAAGCATTTGTCACGGAATACAAAAAACTAGCCGATTGCCTTGCACACAACCGGCTCTATGGAATTAACGAGTAA
- a CDS encoding TIGR02172 family protein produces MVYFTFMEKIDLSQWTMFSNRHNSENYNSPDGKWMLKLGFPGFCSTKEELLREQDICRKVVSLGIPTPHVGDIVEQDGRLGLIYERIVGKRSISKCVGENPEHLEEYIKVFAEHCKKLHSTSCIPGTFQDAEEKYSRLLEQSKMFPENVKEFARKLIKETPKVSRCLHGDLQTGNLIVNDNGAYFIDLGEFACGNPLFDLGCYFYFCHYLPDDFLLATHYMNAAMMRKCWDVFAKYYFGADTPDKLSAVDVRVKPYVLFPILDFEHLMAEDANLKYLEMNFQVAKKDLGL; encoded by the coding sequence ATGGTGTATTTTACTTTTATGGAGAAAATTGACTTATCACAATGGACGATGTTCAGCAATCGTCACAATTCCGAGAACTACAACAGTCCGGATGGCAAATGGATGCTGAAATTGGGTTTTCCGGGTTTTTGCTCGACGAAGGAGGAATTGCTTCGCGAGCAGGATATTTGCCGGAAAGTGGTTTCACTTGGAATCCCGACGCCGCATGTGGGCGATATTGTCGAACAGGACGGTCGTTTGGGCCTGATTTACGAACGCATCGTGGGGAAGCGCTCGATTTCAAAATGCGTTGGCGAAAATCCCGAACATCTTGAGGAATACATCAAGGTTTTTGCAGAGCATTGCAAAAAGCTGCATTCTACGTCGTGCATTCCTGGCACGTTCCAAGATGCGGAGGAAAAGTATTCGCGATTGCTCGAACAATCCAAGATGTTCCCCGAGAATGTCAAGGAATTTGCGCGTAAACTCATCAAGGAAACGCCGAAAGTTTCTCGGTGCCTTCATGGAGATTTGCAGACGGGCAACTTGATTGTGAACGACAATGGCGCGTACTTTATCGATTTGGGCGAGTTTGCCTGCGGTAACCCGCTTTTCGATTTAGGTTGTTATTTCTATTTCTGCCATTATTTGCCGGATGATTTTCTTTTGGCGACGCATTACATGAATGCGGCGATGATGCGCAAGTGTTGGGACGTTTTTGCAAAGTATTACTTTGGTGCAGATACTCCGGACAAATTATCGGCTGTAGATGTTCGCGTCAAGCCGTACGTGCTGTTCCCGATTCTCGACTTTGAGCATTTGATGGCTGAAGATGCAAATTTAAAATACCTGGAAATGAACTTCCAGGTAGCTAAAAAAGATTTGGGTTTGTAA
- the purB gene encoding adenylosuccinate lyase: protein MRDQFESPLIKRYASKEMSFIFSPQYKFQTWRRLWIYLAESEMELGLPITQEQVDELKAHEKDINFEVAEEEEKRRRHDVMSHVYAYGVQCPKAKGIIHLGATSAFVGDNTDLIQMQQAMILVRKRLCRVMDKLSKFAMEYKNMAQLGATHFQAAQLTTVGKRACLWLQDMLIDLEELNFLIEVLPFRGVKGTTGTQASFMDLFNGDEEKIMELDRRVTAKAGFKRVLTITGQTYTRKWDNRVNQVLSSIAQSLHKFATDMRLMQGVKEVEEPFEKTQIGSSAMAYKRNPMRSERICSLARFVMALVNSTAFTQATQWFERTLDDSANKRLAIPEAFLAMDAMLIIAENVTNGLVVYPKVIEKRIMAELPFMATENIIMEGVKNGGDRQELHEEIRVMSMEAGKVVKEQGKDNDLLERVLKNEKFQKLGITEEKLKEILDLRKFVGRAPGQVVKFVTEEVRPAIEAIPDWDSIDAGELKV, encoded by the coding sequence ATGCGTGATCAATTCGAAAGCCCGCTTATCAAGCGTTATGCTAGCAAGGAAATGAGTTTCATCTTCAGCCCGCAGTACAAGTTCCAGACTTGGCGGAGGCTCTGGATTTACCTCGCCGAATCCGAAATGGAACTCGGCCTCCCGATTACGCAGGAGCAAGTCGATGAACTGAAGGCCCACGAAAAGGACATCAACTTTGAAGTTGCCGAAGAAGAAGAAAAGCGCCGCCGTCACGACGTGATGAGCCACGTTTACGCTTACGGTGTCCAGTGCCCCAAAGCTAAGGGGATCATCCACCTCGGTGCAACGTCTGCATTCGTGGGCGACAACACCGACCTTATCCAGATGCAGCAGGCCATGATTCTCGTGCGCAAGCGTCTTTGCCGCGTGATGGACAAACTTTCCAAGTTTGCCATGGAATACAAGAACATGGCGCAGCTCGGTGCAACGCATTTCCAGGCTGCTCAGCTCACGACTGTCGGCAAGCGCGCTTGCCTCTGGCTTCAGGACATGCTCATCGACCTCGAAGAATTGAACTTCCTCATTGAAGTGCTTCCGTTCCGCGGCGTGAAGGGTACGACCGGTACGCAGGCTAGCTTCATGGACTTGTTCAACGGCGACGAAGAAAAGATTATGGAACTCGACCGCCGCGTGACCGCCAAGGCCGGCTTCAAGCGCGTGCTCACCATCACCGGCCAAACCTACACCCGCAAGTGGGACAACCGCGTAAACCAGGTGCTCAGCTCCATTGCTCAGAGTTTGCACAAATTCGCTACCGACATGCGCCTCATGCAGGGTGTGAAGGAAGTGGAAGAACCATTCGAAAAGACCCAGATTGGCTCCAGCGCCATGGCTTACAAGCGTAACCCGATGCGCAGCGAACGTATTTGCTCTCTCGCTCGTTTCGTGATGGCCCTGGTGAACAGCACCGCCTTTACGCAGGCGACGCAGTGGTTCGAACGTACGCTTGATGACAGTGCGAACAAGCGCTTGGCAATTCCTGAAGCGTTCCTCGCCATGGATGCCATGCTCATCATCGCCGAGAACGTCACCAACGGCCTCGTGGTTTATCCGAAGGTTATCGAAAAGCGCATCATGGCCGAACTCCCGTTCATGGCCACCGAAAACATCATCATGGAAGGCGTCAAGAACGGCGGCGACCGTCAGGAACTCCACGAAGAAATCCGCGTGATGTCCATGGAAGCGGGCAAGGTCGTCAAGGAACAGGGCAAGGACAACGACTTGCTCGAACGCGTTCTGAAGAACGAAAAGTTCCAGAAGCTCGGTATCACCGAAGAAAAGCTCAAGGAAATCCTCGACCTCCGCAAGTTCGTGGGTCGCGCTCCTGGTCAGGTCGTGAAGTTCGTGACCGAAGAAGTCCGCCCGGCTATCGAAGCAATCCCGGATTGGGATTCCATTGATGCTGGCGAATTGAAAGTTTAA
- a CDS encoding bifunctional metallophosphatase/5'-nucleotidase, with amino-acid sequence MNKLKYLLPLVVFGVFSCSGKTTHVLGNKQTLASPRSIVVVYENDVHCQMDGYAKFAGLRDAIADTADVLTVSSGDFLQGGAMGSISRGGYVVALMNAVGYDVVTLGNHEFDYKIPRLMELSDSMNAAIVCANLVQKGTSTPLFKPYILKQVGAKKIAFVGVLTPQTLVGEAYAFTDESLKTLYDIPSEKIFNLVQSVVDGARQAGADFVILLAHLGFVPPVSSVEVVQKTTGINAVLDGHSHSVVGEEFIANANGDSVLVSQTGTKFQNFGMLNITRDGKFHSRLIPMDGVVAVNRKVAAVHDSLLALTAADLQKVVSNTKFELTINGDDGKRLVRKGETNLGDLAADAMRFSVGAQIGIENGGGVRVTIPAGPVKYQDILNVMPFANDMCLIRATGRQIKVALAQGASKLPEESGGFLHVSGLRYTAVVEASKGGDAARVRVENVQVETENGFVAIDENALYTVGLSSYVAYEGGEITAFRDSEIIMDKVMTDDEAFVKFLKSLGDEIPEAYRKPQGRIAVKYDR; translated from the coding sequence ATGAATAAGCTAAAGTACTTGTTGCCTTTGGTTGTTTTTGGCGTGTTTTCTTGTTCAGGGAAAACGACTCACGTATTGGGCAACAAACAAACTTTGGCTTCGCCCAGGAGCATTGTCGTTGTTTATGAAAATGATGTTCATTGCCAAATGGATGGCTATGCAAAATTTGCGGGTCTTCGCGATGCAATTGCTGATACGGCTGATGTCTTGACTGTTTCCTCTGGCGATTTTTTGCAGGGCGGTGCGATGGGGAGCATCTCTCGTGGCGGCTATGTTGTAGCGCTCATGAATGCTGTCGGTTACGATGTCGTGACGCTTGGGAATCATGAATTTGATTATAAAATTCCACGCTTGATGGAACTTTCGGACTCCATGAACGCAGCAATTGTTTGCGCAAACCTTGTGCAGAAAGGGACATCGACGCCGCTGTTCAAGCCTTACATTCTAAAGCAGGTTGGCGCAAAGAAAATTGCATTTGTAGGCGTGCTGACACCGCAAACTTTAGTGGGGGAGGCTTACGCGTTTACGGATGAATCGCTAAAGACTTTGTATGATATTCCTTCGGAGAAAATTTTCAATCTCGTGCAGTCGGTCGTTGATGGTGCTCGCCAAGCGGGTGCGGACTTTGTGATTCTTCTTGCTCACTTGGGGTTTGTGCCTCCGGTGAGTTCCGTTGAGGTTGTTCAGAAAACAACGGGGATTAATGCTGTGCTGGATGGGCATTCGCATAGTGTTGTTGGCGAAGAGTTTATTGCAAACGCCAATGGCGACAGCGTTCTTGTGTCACAAACAGGAACGAAATTTCAAAATTTTGGAATGCTGAATATTACTCGCGATGGAAAATTTCATTCTCGGTTGATTCCGATGGATGGCGTCGTTGCGGTGAACCGTAAAGTTGCTGCCGTTCACGATAGCTTGCTTGCTTTGACTGCCGCCGATTTACAGAAAGTTGTCTCGAATACGAAATTTGAATTGACAATCAATGGCGATGACGGAAAGCGCTTAGTTCGCAAAGGCGAGACGAACTTGGGCGACCTTGCTGCCGATGCCATGCGTTTTTCTGTGGGGGCGCAAATAGGAATCGAAAATGGCGGAGGCGTTCGCGTGACGATACCGGCAGGACCTGTGAAATATCAAGACATTTTGAACGTGATGCCTTTTGCAAACGACATGTGCTTGATTCGTGCAACCGGGCGTCAGATCAAGGTGGCGCTTGCTCAAGGAGCTTCGAAATTGCCTGAGGAATCCGGTGGATTCTTGCACGTTTCGGGACTCCGCTATACGGCTGTCGTTGAGGCCTCGAAAGGTGGTGATGCGGCGCGAGTACGCGTTGAAAATGTGCAGGTCGAAACTGAAAATGGCTTTGTTGCTATTGACGAGAACGCTCTATATACGGTCGGATTGTCATCTTATGTGGCATACGAAGGCGGTGAAATTACAGCCTTCCGCGACAGTGAAATCATTATGGATAAGGTGATGACCGATGATGAAGCGTTTGTGAAATTCTTGAAAAGCTTGGGTGACGAAATCCCCGAAGCTTACCGAAAGCCGCAGGGGAGGATTGCGGTGAAATATGATAGGTAG